A DNA window from Brassica napus cultivar Da-Ae chromosome C1, Da-Ae, whole genome shotgun sequence contains the following coding sequences:
- the LOC106376424 gene encoding putative phytosulfokines 6: protein MKQALCLTVCVLFFILLISCTSSSITQRGKEDPELNPLVSAIPVVDDSVDKLMGMEYCGEGDEECLRRRMMTESHLDYIYTQHHKH from the exons ATGAAGCAAGCCTTGTGCCTCACAGTGTGtgttctcttcttcatcttactAATTTCTTGCACAAGTTCGTCTATAACTCAAAGAG GAAAAGAGGATCCAGAGCTGAATCCATTAGTTTCAGCTATACCAGTAGTAGACGACTCGGTTGAT AAATTGATGGGGATGGAATATTGcggagaaggagatgaagaatgCCTGAGGAGAAGGATGATGACGGAATCTCACTTAGACTACATTTATACACAGCACCATAAGCATTAA
- the LOC106376423 gene encoding kinesin-like protein KIN-14F, with product MPQELLRGLKGLVSTSNGDYELAQRKAEETAKRRYQAVEWLRQMDQGAAATLAENPSEEEFCLSLRNGLILCNVLNKVNPGSVLKVVENPVTLAIQYAEGAAQSAIQYFENMRNFLKAVEDMQLLTFGASDLEKGGSSNKVVDCILCLKGFYEWKQAGGVGVWRYGGTVRIVSLHPKVSSASLSLGSESNTDESVSLDESESSQYDQLLDFLHLSNDIATEESETAISLAFLFDHFALQLLNAYLKESDGINDLPLNEMVIDTLLNRVVKDFSAILVSQGTQLGSFLRKILKCDNGNLSRTEFLEAVFRYLRHRKDLVSKEFSKFCTCGGKPEIIGSSVQEFSPSHAEAIGLQQKELEDVKSNYMETRCQVEQMQSEWHEELQRIVHHVKAIEVTSSSYHKVLEENRLLYNEVQDLKGTIRVYCRVRPFLQGTTDMQSTVDYIGENGNIMIVNPFKQEKDSRKIFAFNKVFGQNVSQEQIYIDTQPVIRSVLDGFNVCIFAYGQTGSGKTYTMSGPDLMTETTWGVNYRALRDLFQLSNARTHVVAYEIGVQMIEIYNEQVRDLLVSDGSSRRLDIRNNSQLNGLNVPDASLVPVSSTRDVLDLMRIGQKNRAVGATALNERSSRSHSVLTVHVQGKELATGSILRGCLHLVDLAGSERVEKSEAVGERLKEAQHINKSLSALGDVISALAQKSSHVPYRNSKLTQVLQDSLGGQAKTLMFVHINPEVNAVGETISTLKFAQRVSSIELGAARSNKETGEIRDLKDEISSLKSALEKKEAELEQVRAGGIRATTECQKSRTVSPFHIPRTKADASPQPSESMRNYETRSCSSGKQRKAGFTSAIRNREASPKMPNLAEERLDPRSPSPTSRRSLSTDRGSSIKSRNKPEVTQNLPVSRTPFPARVPVAKSFATVPLNPSGENRLRIDNTSETLHSHQKLSARKLFPEVDEQHMRHALNIRQGGVKKTKAESIKAKGKQPSPARFQKLDVGISLRSEADSQVKTGSYLGNNPNVMHSRFQNFDVGISLFSDLCAGDKSDSTTLKTDSSETDNEHVLFEPPLRLKNVQRNFIRNSQNHKLRTIYAHEDPSLVNKLDDKPSKGNSNISMPEFRRSRSTNHGRFP from the exons atgccACAAGAATTATTGAGAGGATTAAAGGGTTTGGTGTCCACTAGCAATGGAGATTATGAGCTTGCTCAACGCAAAGCTGAAGAAACAG CTAAGAGAAGGTACCAAGCGGTGGAATGGCTGAGACAGATGGACCAAGGCGCGGCGGCCACACTGGCGGAAAACCCGTCGGAGGAAGAGTTCTGCCTCTCCCTCCGCAACGGCCTCATTCTCTGCAACGTCCTCAACAAAGTCAACCCCGGTTCGGTTCTCAAG GTGGTGGAGAATCCTGTCACATTGGCTATTCAGTATGCCGAAGGAGCGGCTCAATCCGCAATTCAATATTTTGAGAACATGAGGAACTTTCTTAAAGCTGTAGAGGATATGCAACTTTTGACATTTGGAGCTTCTGATCTTGAAAAG ggagGTTCATCGAACAAAGTAGTAGATTGCATTTTGTGTCTGAAAGGGTTTTATGAGTGGAAACAAGCAGGTGGAGTTGGAGTGTGGAGGTATGGAGGAACAGTGAGGATAGTCTCTTTACATCCAAAAGTCTCTTCGGCGAGTTTATCTCTTGGTAGCGAAAGCAACACCGATGAGTCTGTGTCTTTGGACGAATCCGAGTCTTCTCAGTATGACCAGCTTCTTGATTTTCTCCACCTCTCTAACGATATTGCAACTGAGGAATCTGAAACTGCAATCTCCCTAGCCTTTCTTTTCGATCATTTCGCGCTTCAGCTTCTAAATGCTTACCTCAAGGAGAGTGATGGGATCAatgatctacctttaaatgaaaTG GTGATCGATACCTTGCTCAACAGGGTAGTCAAGGATTTCTCTGCAATACTTGTATCTCAAGGGACTCAG CTGGGTTCGTTTCTAAGGAAGATATTGAAATGTGACAACGGAAATCTATCAAGAACAGAGTTTTTAGAAGCAGTCTTCAGATATCTTCGGCACAGAAAAGATTTGGTGTCGAAGGAGTTTTCAAAGTTTTGTACGTGTGGTGGAAAGCCTGAGATTATAGGATCAAGCGTCCAAGAGTTTTCTCCTAGTCATGCAGAAGCTATTGGTCTTCAACAGAAAGAGCTGGAg GATGTAAAATCAAATTACATGGAAACAAGATGCCAAGTTGAACAAATGCAGTCAGAATGGCATGAAGAACTTCAAAGGATAG TCCATCACGTCAAGGCCATTGAAGTTACATCTTCTTCTTACCACAAGGTTCTGGAGGAAAACCGCTTACTTTACAATGAGGTCCAAGATCTTAAAG GAACCATAAGAGTATACTGCAGAGTCAGACCTTTCTTACAAGGAACAACAGATATGCAATCAACCGTGGATTATATTGGAGAAAATGGCAATATTATGATTGTCAATCCTTTTAAGCAGGAAAAAGATTCAAGGAAAATATTTGCCTTCAACAAAGTTTTTGGACAGAACGTTTCACAAG AGCAAATATACATTGACACTCAGCCCGTAATAAGGTCTGTCCTTGATGGATTCAATGTTTGCATCTTCGCGTATGGACAAACTGGTTCAGGGAAAACATATACAATG AGTGGGCCAGATCTGATGACTGAGACAACTTGGGGCGTGAACTACAGAGCTCTACGTGATCTCTTCCAGCTTTCAAATGCAAGAACACATGTGGTGGCTTATGAAATTGGAGTACAAATGATTGAAATATACAATGAACAAGTTAGAGATCTACTAGTCAGTGATGGTTCTTCCAGAAG GTTAGACATACGCAATAATTCTCAACTCAATGGACTTAATGTACCTGACGCAAGCCTGGTTCCGGTTTCTAGTACTCGAGATGTTCTTGATTTGATGAGGATTGGCCAAAAGAACCGAGCAGTGGGCGCCACTGCTCTAAATGAGAGAAGCAGCCGTTCCCACAG TGTCTTGACCGTTCACGTCCAAGGAAAAGAGTTAGCCACAGGATCCATTTTAAGAGGCTGCCTTCATCTAGTGGATTTGGCTGGAAGTGAAAGAGTAGAGAAATCCGAAGCTGTGGGAGAGAGACTCAAAGAAGCTCAACACATAAACAAATCCTTGTCTGCACTAGGAGATGTTATTTCAGCACTTGCACAAAAGAGTTCACACGTTCCCTACAGAAACAGCAAGCTTACACAAGTTCTACAGGATTCCTTGG GTGGGCAAGCCAAAACTTTAATGTTTGTGCATATTAACCCTGAAGTTAACGCGGTAGGAGAGACTATAAGCACCCTTAAGTTTGCTCAAAGGGTTTCGTCCATTGAACTTGGAGCAGCTCGTTCAAACAAGGAAACTGGCGAAATTCGTGATCTTAAAGATGAG ATATCAAGCCTCAAATCAGCACTGGAGAAGAAAGAAGCAGAGCTTGAACAAGTGCGAGCCGGTGGCATCCGGGCCACAACTGAATGTCAGAAATCAAGAACAGTTTCTCCTTTTCATATCCCAAGAACAAAGGCTGATGCAAGTCCACAGCCAAGTGAAAGTATGAGAAACTACGAG ACAAGAAGTTGCTCAAGTGGCAAGCAGAGAAAGGCAGGGTTTACATCTGCAATAAGAAACAGAGAAGCAAGCCCAAAGATGCCAAATCTAGCAGAAGAGAGGTTAGATCCGAGATCACCATCGCCTACGAGTAGGAGGTCATTATCTACAGATAGAGGATCTTCCATCAAAAGTAGGAACAAGCCCGAGGTTACTCAGAACCTTCCGGTTTCAAGAACACCTTTTCCAGCTAGAGTACCAGTAGCCAAATCCTTTGCAACCGTTCCATTAAACCCATCAGGAGAAAACAGGCTGCGTATAGATAACACATCAGAGACATTACACAGTCATCAGAAGTTAAGCGCTCGAAAGCTCTTCCCTGAGGTTGATGAGCAACATATGAGGCATGCACTAAACATACGTCAAGGTGGTGTTAAGAAGACCAAAGCAGAGAGCATTAAAGCCAAGGGTAAGCAGCCATCGCCAGCTAGGTTTCAGAAACTTGACGTTGGGATCAGTTTACGTTCTGAGGCAGATTCTCAAGTAAAGACTGGAAGTTATTTGGGGAACAACCCCAATGTGATGCACTCAAGATTCCAAAATTTTGACGTTGGCATCAGCTTGTTCTCTGATCTCTGTGCCGGTGACAAATCAGATTCAACAACACTCAAGACTGATTCCTCGGAGACAGACAACGAGCATGTACTCTTTGAACCACCTTTACGATTGAAGAACGTACAAAGAAATTTCATCAGAAACTCCCAGAACCACAAACTTAG GACGATCTATGCTCACGAGGACCCTTCACTCGTGAATAAACTTGATGACAAGCCTTCGAAGGGTAATAGTAATATATCTATGCCTGAGTTCAGGAGAAGTCGTTCAACGAATCACGGAAGGTTTCCATAG